The following coding sequences lie in one Polluticoccus soli genomic window:
- a CDS encoding DUF2723 domain-containing protein, whose product MNYRKINNLVGWATFTIATSVYLATMEPTTSFWDCGEFISCAYKVEVGHSPGAPMFMLIQRLFAMMAGGNVENVAAFVNSWSAIASGLTILFLFWTITHFAKRLIANGEDNPGSNDTSLIMGSGLVGALSYTFSDTFWFSAVEAEVYATSSLFTALVFWAILKWEHIADQKYADRWLVLIAYIIGISVGIHLLNLLAIPALAMVYYFRKHTASVRGGIIAFVAGCVILGFVQFGVLQGIPTLASKFELLFVNSFGLPFDSGAWTFIVLLVAAMVLALRYFKKKAMYHAHVATLCLIFIIIGFSSYLTAIVRSRADVPVDMTNPDNALSLTSYIQREQFIQQPLLFGPDFTSQPNSTSEDGFQYARTEKDGKDHYEVVGTKLKYEYDPSDKRFFPRIWSGDGNHARFYRHYLGLADGERPATADNFKFFFGYQFNWMWWRYFMWNYAGRQNDIEGQTEAKNGNWMTGIKPFDKGVLGIGDIDKMSKGYRDNPARNQLYLLPFILGVLGLIYHFRRNKPDAIVTLVLFFFTGIAIAIYLNMSPLQPRERDYAFAGSTYGFAIWIGLGVLMVYDLLRKAVKGPAGIYVTVLLCLLAVPALMAKEEWNDHDRSKKTLARAIAWNTLNSCAPNAILFTYGDNDTYPLWYLQEVEGVRKDVRLINTSLLGIDWYIDQLNYRVNDADAVPMIWKKKDYLGDKGSYLRYYKSPQIPQDKFFNLVDILKFTTSDNNSDKMNFGGPGLENYYPTKNYFLPGLPTSELVSKGLLKAGDTTNLVNEVKFTFTKDIAYKPNLAMLNIIAAVAQEGWKRPIYFGDVISGDNFDGMGDYVQLEGIVFRLMPYRTNVPASAMQEIGSVNTDKSNDLFVNKYIWGNAQRNDVYFDSKSKLAFLAYRLSAGRTAAALTAQGRKQEAIALLDHVVKNISEESYYYDATTYYLAVGYYQAGAIEKGRQLAKKIAQNAEDDINYIMSLSDEKREDLEPDINQDLSIMNALRHSAKSAGDTVTEAELSKKITLYNNGQAMPGM is encoded by the coding sequence ATGAACTATCGTAAGATCAACAACCTTGTTGGCTGGGCAACATTTACCATTGCTACCAGCGTATACCTTGCAACAATGGAACCCACTACCAGCTTTTGGGATTGTGGGGAATTCATATCCTGTGCATACAAGGTAGAGGTGGGTCACTCTCCCGGCGCTCCTATGTTTATGCTGATACAGAGGCTGTTTGCTATGATGGCAGGAGGCAATGTGGAAAATGTAGCGGCCTTTGTCAATTCATGGTCGGCTATTGCCAGCGGATTAACCATCCTGTTTCTTTTCTGGACGATCACCCACTTTGCTAAACGACTGATTGCTAATGGCGAAGACAACCCAGGATCCAATGACACATCATTGATTATGGGTAGTGGCCTTGTTGGCGCACTGTCTTATACCTTTTCTGATACTTTCTGGTTCTCAGCAGTGGAAGCTGAGGTCTATGCAACATCCTCACTCTTTACCGCACTGGTTTTCTGGGCGATACTAAAGTGGGAACATATAGCTGACCAAAAATATGCTGACCGCTGGCTGGTGCTGATCGCTTATATTATCGGTATTTCGGTTGGTATCCACTTACTAAACTTGCTAGCTATCCCTGCCTTGGCCATGGTATATTACTTCCGTAAACATACCGCTTCAGTTCGTGGTGGCATCATTGCTTTTGTTGCAGGCTGTGTAATACTGGGTTTTGTGCAATTCGGCGTGTTGCAGGGCATTCCAACGCTGGCCTCAAAATTTGAATTGTTGTTTGTCAACAGTTTTGGGTTGCCTTTCGATTCTGGCGCCTGGACATTTATAGTGCTGCTGGTGGCTGCAATGGTTTTGGCCTTACGTTATTTTAAGAAAAAGGCTATGTACCATGCTCATGTGGCTACGCTCTGCCTGATATTTATCATTATAGGATTTTCCAGTTACCTCACGGCTATTGTTCGATCGCGTGCTGATGTGCCGGTGGACATGACCAATCCCGACAATGCATTAAGCCTCACCTCTTATATACAGCGTGAGCAATTCATTCAGCAGCCGCTGCTGTTCGGGCCTGATTTTACCAGCCAGCCGAACAGTACCAGCGAAGATGGCTTTCAATATGCGCGTACTGAAAAAGATGGCAAGGACCATTACGAGGTTGTTGGTACCAAACTTAAATACGAATACGATCCTTCTGATAAACGATTCTTTCCGCGTATCTGGAGCGGCGACGGTAATCACGCCCGTTTTTATCGCCACTACCTGGGCCTTGCAGACGGTGAACGTCCAGCTACGGCTGACAACTTTAAGTTCTTTTTTGGTTATCAATTCAACTGGATGTGGTGGCGCTACTTTATGTGGAACTATGCTGGTCGCCAGAACGATATAGAAGGCCAGACAGAAGCGAAGAACGGCAACTGGATGACGGGCATCAAGCCATTTGATAAGGGAGTGTTGGGTATTGGCGACATCGACAAAATGAGCAAAGGCTATCGTGACAACCCCGCACGCAACCAGTTGTACCTGCTTCCATTCATCCTCGGCGTTTTAGGATTGATCTACCATTTCCGCCGTAATAAACCTGATGCAATAGTAACCCTGGTGCTCTTCTTCTTTACAGGTATTGCCATTGCTATCTATTTAAATATGTCGCCATTACAGCCTCGTGAGCGTGACTATGCATTTGCCGGTTCAACCTACGGATTTGCGATATGGATCGGCTTGGGCGTGCTAATGGTATACGACCTGTTGAGAAAAGCTGTAAAAGGTCCTGCGGGTATTTATGTCACTGTACTTCTTTGCCTGCTTGCAGTGCCTGCGCTGATGGCAAAAGAAGAATGGAACGACCACGATCGCTCGAAGAAAACACTAGCCCGGGCTATTGCATGGAACACGCTGAATTCCTGCGCGCCCAATGCTATCCTGTTTACCTATGGTGATAACGATACCTACCCCTTATGGTATCTGCAGGAAGTAGAAGGCGTGCGAAAAGATGTCAGGCTCATCAATACCAGCCTGCTGGGTATCGATTGGTATATAGATCAGTTGAATTATAGAGTGAACGATGCAGATGCAGTGCCGATGATCTGGAAGAAGAAGGATTATCTCGGTGATAAAGGAAGCTACCTCAGGTATTATAAGTCGCCACAGATACCGCAGGACAAGTTTTTCAACCTTGTAGACATTCTGAAATTCACAACAAGCGATAACAATAGTGATAAAATGAACTTTGGTGGACCCGGACTGGAAAACTATTATCCCACGAAAAACTACTTCCTGCCCGGACTTCCTACGAGTGAATTGGTTAGCAAAGGCCTGTTGAAAGCAGGAGATACGACTAACCTGGTCAACGAGGTGAAATTCACGTTTACCAAAGACATAGCCTATAAGCCTAATCTAGCCATGTTAAATATTATTGCCGCAGTTGCGCAGGAAGGCTGGAAACGGCCTATTTACTTTGGCGACGTGATAAGCGGTGATAACTTTGATGGTATGGGAGACTACGTGCAACTGGAAGGTATAGTTTTCAGGTTGATGCCATATAGGACCAATGTGCCGGCCTCAGCCATGCAGGAGATCGGGTCAGTGAATACCGACAAGAGTAACGACCTGTTCGTGAACAAGTACATCTGGGGCAATGCACAGCGCAACGACGTGTACTTCGACTCGAAGAGTAAACTTGCATTCCTCGCCTACAGGTTATCTGCCGGACGTACTGCAGCTGCACTTACAGCACAGGGTAGAAAACAAGAAGCTATCGCTTTGCTGGATCATGTAGTGAAAAATATCTCTGAAGAATCTTACTACTATGACGCGACCACCTATTACCTGGCTGTGGGTTATTACCAGGCTGGAGCTATTGAAAAAGGTCGTCAACTGGCAAAAAAGATCGCTCAAAATGCAGAGGATGATATTAATTATATAATGTCGCTGAGCGATGAAAAACGCGAAGACTTGGAGCCAGATATAAACCAGGATCTGTCTATCATGAATGCGTTGCGCCATTCGGCAAAGTCAGCTGGGGATACTGTAACCGAAGCTGAGCTATCGAAAAAGATCACGCTGTACAACAACGGGCAGGCTATGCCAGGGATGTAA
- a CDS encoding adenylate/guanylate cyclase domain-containing protein, with product MKLYNTIGHRISAIRKYRYKWVFFIALIWTVLDVLLWVRYMQMPFGSKYDSSFQILNPTAVILRICIEFYMSLVMGYLLVFRLKQMFRNYPLWANLILKTAILLLASILMNFLLHFSYSLVVLRVSLLQALYNFLADSSLTPWFWNNNIAWMIIFVVTQIFIEINEKYSPGIFVDILLGKYIRPRIEKRIVMFLDLKDSTPTAEKLGHPQYFRFIRDFIYYVSTALLEYNGRIYQYVGDEIVVSWVYNEQNIQKSLNALLEARKSLQKNAEKFKRRYGMTPEFRVGIHLGEVTVGEIGVLKRDLAMSGDTMNTAARIRTACSELHQKFIVSKDFSDAIKLKNWQCESLGYIELKGKSAQIELFSLKI from the coding sequence ATGAAACTCTATAACACCATAGGACACCGGATATCTGCGATAAGAAAATACCGTTATAAATGGGTATTCTTCATTGCTTTGATATGGACCGTGCTGGACGTTTTGTTATGGGTTAGGTATATGCAAATGCCCTTCGGTTCGAAGTACGACTCTTCATTCCAGATACTCAATCCAACAGCCGTCATTCTGCGTATCTGCATAGAGTTTTACATGAGCCTGGTAATGGGTTATCTGCTGGTGTTCCGTCTAAAGCAAATGTTCCGGAATTATCCGCTTTGGGCCAACCTCATACTCAAAACGGCCATTCTATTGCTGGCTTCTATACTTATGAACTTCTTGTTGCACTTCTCTTATTCGCTGGTGGTGTTGCGGGTATCGTTGCTACAAGCTCTATATAATTTCCTGGCCGACTCGTCATTAACCCCGTGGTTTTGGAACAACAACATTGCGTGGATGATCATATTCGTGGTCACCCAGATTTTTATAGAGATCAATGAAAAATATTCGCCTGGCATCTTCGTAGACATTCTTTTGGGTAAATACATTCGCCCACGTATCGAAAAACGCATTGTCATGTTCCTTGACCTGAAGGATTCTACTCCTACTGCCGAAAAATTAGGTCACCCGCAATACTTCCGATTCATCAGGGATTTCATCTATTATGTATCCACTGCGCTACTTGAATACAACGGCCGTATCTATCAATACGTAGGCGATGAAATTGTAGTATCGTGGGTATATAACGAACAGAACATCCAAAAATCGCTCAACGCCTTGCTGGAAGCCAGGAAATCTTTGCAGAAGAACGCAGAGAAGTTTAAGCGACGGTACGGTATGACCCCGGAATTTAGGGTAGGCATACACCTGGGTGAGGTGACGGTAGGCGAGATCGGTGTTCTGAAGCGCGACCTTGCAATGAGTGGCGATACCATGAACACTGCCGCACGTATACGCACGGCATGTAGCGAACTACATCAGAAGTTTATTGTGTCGAAAGACTTTAGTGACGCCATAAAGCTGAAGAACTGGCAATGTGAAAGCCTGGGCTATATAGAACTTAAAGGTAAAAGCGCGCAGATCGAACTCTTTTCATTAAAAATCTAG
- the ppk1 gene encoding polyphosphate kinase 1 produces the protein MQYNRDLSWLGFNHRVLKEASCADVPLLERIKFLSIFSSNLDEFFRVRYPAILAIARLSAKTRRKHFDHVDKELTEEIQISIEHQLEEFGKILTHEILPELENSGTILYYDTEILPEHKDEIREIFLSRVLSFIQPVLLNNDVRESFAPENNKLYLIVVLKKKDDDSLFHSIVNIPSDRLPRFFNLSPVDNKDHIIFIDDIIRENIQFIFPGFEIAGCYSIKFNRDAELNLADEYAGNLLKKVEKQLKKRDYGPPSRFLFERGMPNNIQLFIATNYNIRHEEMFVGGKYHNLRDLASLTEIIKGQSYPKQSSLVLPALRSYADVFNTLDEQELLLHLPYDSYNTILAFFNQAAIDPGVTEIYITLYRVAADSHIVNALISAAKNGKKVTAFIELKARFDEANNIYWSKQMKDAGVKIIYSIPQIKVHSKIALVIKKHLDADRVYSILSTGNFNEVTARFYTDHALLTSDPLINSELLMLFHFLQARQIPRENHTLKFDVLYVSQFNMMERFVKLIDKEIKKVKRGEPGLVRIKLNNLEEPYMIDQLYNASNAGVKVELIVRSICCLVPGLKVKSENITVKRIVDRYLEHTRLFIFGTGERATVVMGSADWMTRNLRHRIEVCTPIINNECAKQLLNYFDLQWKDNDKSVYLTPEMEQVKPLTEKTEVINAQQSIYEYLKNNR, from the coding sequence ATGCAGTACAACAGGGACTTGAGCTGGCTGGGTTTCAACCACAGGGTGCTAAAAGAAGCATCCTGTGCAGATGTGCCCTTGCTGGAGCGCATCAAGTTCCTATCTATTTTTTCTTCAAACCTTGACGAATTCTTCAGAGTCCGTTACCCAGCGATCTTGGCTATAGCGAGGCTAAGTGCAAAAACCCGGCGAAAACACTTTGATCATGTTGATAAAGAACTGACAGAGGAAATCCAGATATCCATCGAACATCAGTTGGAAGAATTCGGAAAGATCCTCACGCATGAGATACTGCCTGAGCTTGAAAATTCCGGCACCATACTTTATTACGACACAGAAATACTTCCCGAACATAAAGATGAGATCCGCGAAATATTCCTTTCCAGGGTATTGTCATTTATTCAGCCGGTCTTACTCAATAATGATGTCCGGGAGAGCTTTGCACCAGAAAACAATAAGCTATACCTGATAGTAGTATTAAAAAAGAAAGATGATGATAGTCTCTTTCATAGTATTGTAAATATTCCATCAGATAGACTGCCGAGATTTTTTAATCTCTCCCCTGTAGACAATAAAGATCACATTATATTCATCGATGACATCATTAGGGAAAATATTCAGTTCATATTCCCTGGTTTTGAAATAGCCGGTTGCTATAGTATCAAGTTCAACCGGGATGCAGAGTTGAACCTCGCAGATGAATATGCAGGTAACCTATTGAAGAAGGTCGAAAAGCAGTTGAAGAAAAGAGATTATGGTCCACCCTCACGCTTCTTGTTTGAGCGGGGCATGCCAAATAACATTCAATTGTTTATAGCTACCAATTACAATATTCGTCACGAGGAGATGTTTGTAGGCGGCAAGTACCATAATCTCCGCGACCTGGCTTCATTAACGGAGATCATCAAAGGACAGAGCTATCCAAAACAAAGTTCACTGGTATTGCCAGCACTTCGCTCTTATGCAGACGTGTTTAATACACTGGATGAGCAGGAGCTATTGCTTCACCTGCCCTATGATTCGTACAACACCATACTGGCTTTCTTCAACCAGGCAGCTATTGATCCTGGCGTCACAGAGATATACATCACGCTATACCGTGTAGCGGCGGATTCGCATATAGTAAATGCACTGATCAGCGCAGCGAAGAACGGCAAAAAGGTCACTGCCTTTATTGAGCTGAAAGCCCGTTTTGATGAGGCCAACAACATTTACTGGAGCAAACAGATGAAGGATGCCGGTGTAAAGATCATATATAGCATCCCACAGATCAAAGTACACTCGAAAATAGCACTGGTCATAAAGAAGCATTTAGATGCAGATAGAGTATACTCCATACTTAGCACGGGCAATTTCAACGAGGTAACCGCCCGGTTTTACACCGATCATGCCTTGCTCACGTCAGATCCACTGATCAATAGTGAACTGCTGATGTTGTTTCACTTTCTGCAGGCGAGACAGATACCCCGGGAAAACCATACTCTGAAATTTGATGTGCTGTATGTTTCGCAGTTCAACATGATGGAACGTTTTGTCAAGTTGATAGACAAGGAAATAAAGAAAGTAAAAAGAGGCGAGCCTGGTCTTGTACGCATCAAGCTCAACAACCTGGAAGAACCATACATGATCGACCAGTTATACAATGCTTCTAATGCAGGTGTCAAAGTTGAGCTTATTGTAAGGAGTATTTGTTGCCTGGTGCCAGGCTTAAAAGTCAAGAGCGAGAATATAACTGTTAAACGAATAGTAGACAGATATTTGGAACATACTCGCTTGTTTATTTTTGGAACTGGAGAACGTGCTACTGTCGTCATGGGCTCTGCAGACTGGATGACAAGAAACCTTCGACATCGCATTGAGGTGTGTACACCTATCATTAACAATGAATGCGCTAAGCAATTGCTGAATTATTTCGACCTTCAATGGAAAGACAACGATAAATCTGTATACCTGACACCTGAGATGGAACAAGTAAAACCACTTACCGAAAAAACTGAAGTAATAAATGCACAACAGTCGATATACGAGTATCTGAAGAATAACCGATGA
- a CDS encoding Pycsar system effector family protein — translation MSNSIYQKAEDYVKNLFDEYPHPNLLFHNLEHTQNVVNRAKEIAAHYQLSDNEMQVIYIAAWFHDTGHLFAEIDKHEDKSVEIMRIFMQGENASEESIKEVEDCIMATRMPREPKNLLQEIMCDADTYHFGTKDFKKTNKLVKKELNLRNYQTLTFDWEKNTLDILENHQFFTSYCKMLLDEGKQENIERARKKYLKATSANASNAIFDDEKNIQTQGKQKTSLVTRGIQTMLRLTSENHLELSNMADGKANILISVNSIIISVILSVLLRRLEVDTYLTIPTIIFLFFSVSTIVLAILATRPKVSQGRFSKNDIMSKRTNLLFFGNFYKSSLEEYQWAMGTMMKDKDYLYGSLIQDIHQLGMVLGRKYRLIRAAYNVFMVGIIVSVIAFGLAVALHEPSNTTIISSPSTPPL, via the coding sequence ATGAGCAACAGCATATATCAAAAGGCTGAAGATTACGTTAAGAATCTCTTCGATGAATACCCGCATCCTAATTTGCTGTTTCATAACCTGGAACACACGCAAAATGTAGTGAACCGGGCAAAAGAAATAGCCGCGCATTACCAGCTTTCCGACAACGAAATGCAGGTGATCTATATAGCAGCATGGTTTCATGATACAGGGCACCTGTTTGCAGAAATAGACAAACATGAAGATAAAAGTGTTGAGATCATGCGCATTTTTATGCAGGGTGAAAATGCCAGCGAGGAATCTATCAAAGAAGTAGAGGACTGTATAATGGCAACTAGGATGCCGCGCGAACCTAAAAACCTGCTTCAGGAAATAATGTGCGATGCCGATACATACCACTTCGGGACCAAGGACTTTAAGAAAACTAACAAACTCGTCAAAAAAGAACTCAACCTAAGAAATTACCAAACCCTGACATTCGACTGGGAGAAAAATACACTTGACATACTTGAGAATCATCAATTCTTTACCTCTTACTGCAAAATGCTCCTAGATGAAGGCAAACAGGAAAACATCGAACGAGCACGAAAGAAGTATCTGAAAGCAACATCAGCGAATGCGAGCAATGCCATATTCGATGACGAAAAAAATATTCAAACGCAGGGCAAACAAAAAACCAGCCTTGTTACACGCGGCATACAAACCATGCTCCGATTGACTTCTGAAAATCACCTGGAGTTAAGTAACATGGCCGATGGCAAAGCCAACATCCTGATCTCGGTCAATTCAATTATCATATCAGTAATACTCTCAGTTTTGCTACGTAGGCTCGAAGTAGATACCTATCTTACCATACCGACAATCATATTTCTATTCTTCTCAGTTAGCACTATTGTGTTAGCCATACTAGCTACCCGCCCCAAAGTCTCGCAAGGGCGATTCAGCAAAAATGACATAATGAGTAAACGGACCAATCTTCTATTCTTTGGCAATTTCTATAAGTCGTCGCTAGAGGAGTACCAATGGGCTATGGGTACTATGATGAAGGATAAGGATTACCTCTATGGTTCTCTCATACAAGACATACACCAGCTCGGAATGGTGCTGGGGCGCAAATACCGGTTGATCCGGGCAGCTTACAATGTATTCATGGTAGGTATCATAGTTTCCGTAATTGCTTTTGGGCTGGCAGTAGCACTTCACGAGCCCTCCAATACCACCATTATTTCTTCACCATCTACACCGCCACTGTAA
- a CDS encoding BamA/TamA family outer membrane protein codes for MKLPCIISFQFAFTLTCFGQVINPLSAIEQTKAVYLSTDSVLVPASVQYQHPGSLRKLLLGSNYRAEWSTPVRLKVFDLNKEMGGLKITELGGGKQTLSATMIDKTGKEWKLRTVDKDAAGLIPENFRHSVAESIIQDMISASHPYAPLAIPALSQAAHVPSSSYRFYFIADDPSFGEYRKLFANKVCILEEKDATTDNSETKNTSKVMSNMQSKNDYQVDQRAVLTARMLDILIADFDRHSDQWRWGVRNSGKKKIYYPVPRDRDQAFFYSNGLVPRYLSWKRLPVIQGFRENIPNINWLGYSARDFDRFFLDGLEKKEWTEVISDMQANITDGVIEHAVQQLPPEVYELSGAEIISKLKSRRKLLLKEGLKYHDFLAKRVNITGSNENEIFRLSDDNGGLLVEVFANDEASPVLIYSRHFDSDVTKELRLYGLDGNDRFEINTNAQRRIKLRLLGGPGNDMYDLQGTNRKHIYDYPGEHNSIINEKNTNKHLSGDSAVNQFNYLEYRYTDKHRFPYFTAGYNADDGILVGLGFELETYGFKKEPFATNNNLSFLYAPSNQAYQIKYRGAFTDALGKVDLLPRFEFQNPALFNFFGLGNETEKQSGKDMFYYRTRFKYISADVLGSIHATKTLTITAGPGAYHYWNTQDDNLGKIIENPEVVGLDSSNIYTIKTYLGGRISLTLNNITDKIFPTNGVDWTTELQHLQGISEHSNPFTVLRSDLTLYKGWLKNDRLVSLIRFGGGHILSNNFEYFQALNLGANNYLRGFRKNRFSGRSLAYNSIELRYKLADIHSYILPGAVGVIGFNDIGRVWLQNEQSHKWHHSYGGGLYYLPFNLLIIGATVGVSTEETLFNISLGTKLNLIF; via the coding sequence ATGAAACTACCTTGTATCATATCGTTCCAATTCGCATTTACCCTCACCTGCTTCGGACAGGTTATTAACCCCTTGTCGGCTATAGAGCAGACAAAAGCTGTATACCTAAGTACTGATTCGGTTCTTGTGCCTGCAAGTGTACAATATCAACATCCGGGCAGTCTACGGAAATTACTGCTTGGCTCTAACTACAGAGCTGAATGGTCTACACCTGTTAGGTTGAAAGTATTTGATCTAAACAAAGAAATGGGAGGACTTAAGATTACTGAGCTTGGTGGCGGTAAACAAACATTATCAGCTACTATGATCGATAAAACCGGCAAAGAGTGGAAACTGCGGACAGTTGATAAAGATGCAGCCGGATTGATTCCTGAAAACTTCCGGCATTCTGTGGCGGAGAGTATTATCCAGGACATGATCTCGGCCTCACATCCTTATGCGCCACTCGCAATTCCGGCTCTATCCCAGGCTGCACACGTCCCATCATCCAGTTACAGGTTCTATTTTATTGCCGATGATCCATCCTTTGGTGAATACCGTAAACTTTTTGCAAATAAGGTCTGCATTCTTGAAGAAAAAGATGCTACTACCGACAATAGTGAGACAAAAAATACCTCCAAGGTAATGTCGAACATGCAGTCAAAAAACGACTACCAGGTAGACCAACGTGCTGTGCTAACGGCCCGGATGCTTGACATACTTATCGCTGACTTTGACCGTCACTCAGACCAATGGCGATGGGGAGTAAGAAATTCTGGCAAAAAAAAGATCTATTATCCTGTTCCAAGAGATCGTGATCAAGCTTTCTTCTATTCCAACGGCCTTGTTCCAAGATACCTTTCGTGGAAACGTCTGCCAGTCATCCAGGGCTTCCGCGAAAATATACCGAACATAAACTGGTTAGGCTACTCTGCGCGCGATTTTGATCGTTTTTTCCTCGACGGATTAGAAAAAAAAGAATGGACCGAAGTGATCTCTGATATGCAGGCAAATATCACAGATGGCGTTATTGAACATGCGGTGCAACAGCTTCCGCCCGAGGTATATGAGCTATCTGGAGCAGAAATTATCTCGAAGCTAAAGAGCCGCCGGAAATTGCTACTTAAGGAGGGCTTAAAATACCATGATTTTTTAGCAAAAAGAGTAAATATCACGGGTAGCAACGAAAATGAGATATTTAGATTGTCGGATGACAACGGGGGATTACTGGTAGAAGTTTTTGCGAACGATGAAGCTTCTCCAGTACTTATCTACTCCCGTCACTTTGATAGCGACGTAACAAAAGAGCTTCGGTTATATGGATTGGATGGCAACGATCGGTTTGAGATAAATACCAACGCTCAAAGGCGGATCAAACTACGTCTGCTCGGCGGTCCGGGCAACGACATGTACGACCTGCAAGGAACTAACAGAAAGCATATCTATGACTATCCCGGAGAACATAATAGCATTATTAACGAAAAGAATACCAACAAGCATCTATCTGGCGATTCCGCTGTAAATCAATTTAATTACCTGGAATACAGGTATACTGACAAGCATCGGTTTCCTTACTTCACTGCTGGCTACAATGCCGATGACGGAATTCTCGTTGGCCTCGGTTTCGAGTTGGAAACCTATGGATTCAAAAAAGAGCCATTTGCCACTAACAACAACCTTTCATTCTTATACGCCCCTAGCAACCAAGCCTATCAGATAAAGTACCGCGGAGCATTCACTGACGCCTTAGGTAAGGTTGACCTGTTACCTCGTTTTGAATTTCAAAATCCCGCGTTGTTTAATTTCTTCGGCTTGGGTAATGAGACCGAAAAGCAGTCGGGAAAGGACATGTTCTACTATCGTACGCGATTTAAATACATTTCGGCAGATGTGCTCGGATCCATACATGCGACGAAAACACTTACGATCACCGCAGGGCCAGGTGCGTATCACTACTGGAATACGCAAGACGATAATCTCGGAAAGATCATAGAAAACCCAGAGGTTGTGGGACTTGACTCAAGCAATATATACACGATCAAAACTTACCTAGGTGGAAGAATATCACTCACTCTCAACAATATAACAGACAAGATATTTCCAACCAACGGCGTAGATTGGACAACCGAACTTCAGCACCTACAGGGCATATCTGAACACAGTAACCCATTTACCGTTTTAAGATCTGATCTGACCTTATACAAAGGGTGGCTCAAAAATGACAGATTGGTATCTTTGATTCGATTTGGTGGTGGTCATATACTTAGCAACAATTTTGAATACTTCCAGGCGCTAAACCTGGGCGCCAATAATTACCTCCGCGGGTTCAGGAAGAACAGATTTTCTGGCAGATCACTTGCATACAACAGCATAGAGTTACGTTATAAGCTTGCAGATATTCATTCCTATATCCTGCCCGGTGCAGTCGGCGTTATCGGGTTCAACGACATCGGACGGGTATGGCTACAAAATGAGCAGTCGCACAAATGGCATCATTCCTATGGTGGCGGTTTGTACTATCTACCTTTCAACCTGTTGATAATCGGCGCCACCGTTGGCGTATCGACTGAAGAAACCCTTTTCAATATTTCATTAGGCACAAAACTCAACTTAATCTTTTAG
- a CDS encoding SdiA-regulated domain-containing protein translates to MMSDNESESPERYALDKPYVYKLPIELDEISGVAFYPKDTSILAINDERGWLYKIYPEKPGLIQKWKFADGADFEDLLLLDSVFYVLKSNGNILGFKFISTDSLFLNEYSFPATKGNEFEIIYYDPFIRKIILICKDCESDKKKALSTYSFDPYTSQYSDSSFSIDVKRIAGMIHEKSIKFKPSAAAIHPITHELYIISSVNKLLVVADRNGTTEKVYKLSRTDFKQPEGLTFTPAGDMIVSNEAAEIGVANIMIFRYNKRTK, encoded by the coding sequence ATGATGAGCGATAACGAATCTGAAAGTCCGGAGCGGTATGCCCTGGATAAACCCTATGTGTATAAACTACCTATAGAACTCGACGAAATTTCCGGAGTAGCATTTTATCCAAAAGACACAAGCATACTCGCGATAAACGACGAGCGCGGCTGGTTATATAAGATCTATCCTGAAAAACCGGGTCTTATCCAAAAATGGAAATTTGCAGACGGAGCGGATTTTGAAGATCTTTTACTACTGGATAGTGTATTTTATGTATTAAAAAGTAACGGAAATATTCTCGGCTTCAAATTCATATCAACCGACTCACTATTCTTGAATGAATATTCTTTTCCGGCTACAAAGGGTAATGAGTTTGAGATCATCTACTATGATCCATTTATCAGGAAGATCATACTGATTTGCAAGGACTGCGAATCAGACAAAAAAAAGGCATTGAGCACTTACTCTTTTGATCCTTACACATCGCAATACAGCGATAGTTCATTTTCAATAGATGTAAAACGCATCGCCGGTATGATCCACGAAAAATCTATCAAGTTCAAACCCTCAGCCGCTGCCATCCACCCCATTACGCACGAACTATACATAATATCATCAGTTAACAAGCTACTGGTTGTTGCCGATAGAAATGGAACAACTGAGAAAGTATATAAACTATCACGGACAGACTTTAAACAACCGGAGGGTCTCACTTTTACCCCAGCTGGGGATATGATCGTATCGAACGAGGCTGCTGAAATTGGCGTAGCGAACATTATGATATTCAGATATAACAAAAGAACCAAATGA